The genomic region GGTAATTCGCGCTCGAAAAATGCATGAACGTCCCGCATTTCTTCCAATCTCCGTTTCCGTTCGGGATCTTCCCCCTCTAACAAGGTCAACCCCCGTTCGGCCACTTCGCGAATAGCTCTCATTTGTGCTAGACGCGCACGGATTAACTCCGACCAAGCGCCTAATTGAATCTGAAAATAAGATTGCCGATCGCCCGGTAAGCTTATTTTCTCAACGATTCCCGCCTGAATCAACAAGCGCGTCATGCTACTGATCGAGCCTTTGCTCGCTTGCAACCCTCGTGCTAATTCACTAAACGACTGGTGCGGCGGAGAGGAAATCAACAGCCAGCCTAAAATGCGTCCCGCCATCCGAGGCAGGCCCATCAACTCGAAGAGTACCCCGACTTCTTCGACAAATCGTTTCAGTTCAAATTGCCGCCGTTCTTCGTCCAACTGAATAATGCTCAAACCTGTTTGGCTTTAGTGCGATCCTAACACGTTTCAAATTGTTCAGTAATTATTGAACGATCGCCATTGCCGAAGCTCATCCACCTTGCCCCCGCTAGTTCGGCGTATGGCTGGACTCGGGACGGCTTCAGGATTTTATATAAAAATTTAACAATTGATTATATTTTGAACAAGATTTATATTATTTATGCTTATTGGCAATTACGCTATATATTTAGCGTCTTTCAAACGCTCCAAACCCGTTCAATTCCAGTCCAAACGCTGAAATTTGCGCCGAAAGACGGAAAAAGTTAGCTTCTGTGAACCTCATTGGATCGGGCGATCGGCGATCGCCCGTTGCTATCAAACATGAAGCGTGCCATCAGGCATCACCGTTCCTGTTAAATTGGCATCGCGAAAATCAGCCCCTATAATGGCCGCATCGCGCAAACTCGCTTCCGTCAAATCCGCTCCGGTAAAACAAGCGCCATCGAGATCCGCTCCCCACAAATAAGCACCGCGCAAATTAGCCCCACTCAGATCCGCTCCACTGAGATTCGCTAAATTGAGATTTGCCCCACTGAGATCGGCATTTCTCAAATCAGTTTCGCGCAGGTCAGTTTTCATTAAATTTGCCCGAGCCAAGCGTCCGCCTTTGAGATTACTCGAATATAAAATAGCTTGCTTGAGATTACTTTCCTCAAAGTTTGTAAAGCGCATTTGCGCCCCACTCAAATCCGTTCCCTTCAGTTGAGAACGACACAAACTCGCCCCACTCAATTTCGCAGCTTGCAACTCCAACGCATTAAAGTTCGTGCCATCTAAATTGAGTCCGTTTAAAAACGCTCCACTCAATTTGACGCCATTTAATAACGCACCTTTTAGAGAAGCCCCACTCAAGCGAGCGCCGCTTAAATTCGTCCAATTTAAGTTCGCTCCCGTTAAATTGGCCGATCGCAAATTAATCCCGTTTAAATTAGCGCCACACAAATTAACCCCCGGTAAATTCGCTCGATAAAGGG from Oxynema aestuarii AP17 harbors:
- a CDS encoding pentapeptide repeat-containing protein produces the protein MDAYQLLKRYNNGERDFKGACLSWANLIGATLERINLVGANLMEASLARADLSRAFLIEAKLNGAFLYGADLSFAKFKGSSLLDADLTKANLQGAHLANADLAGAKLSGAILKWVTLYRANLPGVNLCGANLNGINLRSANLTGANLNWTNLSGARLSGASLKGALLNGVKLSGAFLNGLNLDGTNFNALELQAAKLSGASLCRSQLKGTDLSGAQMRFTNFEESNLKQAILYSSNLKGGRLARANLMKTDLRETDLRNADLSGANLNLANLSGADLSGANLRGAYLWGADLDGACFTGADLTEASLRDAAIIGADFRDANLTGTVMPDGTLHV
- a CDS encoding GbsR/MarR family transcriptional regulator gives rise to the protein MSIIQLDEERRQFELKRFVEEVGVLFELMGLPRMAGRILGWLLISSPPHQSFSELARGLQASKGSISSMTRLLIQAGIVEKISLPGDRQSYFQIQLGAWSELIRARLAQMRAIREVAERGLTLLEGEDPERKRRLEEMRDVHAFFERELPVLTDRWEREHH